The Alkalilimnicola sp. S0819 DNA segment GGGACGTGGAGTTCAGCGCGGCTCGCGGAACGGTTGCGTGAGCAGACGGTCCAGGCGCAGCTCGCGCGGGTCGCGCAGGTACTCCAGGCCGATGATCATGCCCAGGTGTCCATCCCGGGGCTGCGGGCGGTAGCTGCGGAACAGCCGGTCCCACCAGGGCAGGTTGAAGCCGAAATTGCTGTCGGTCTCCTCGGGGCGCACCGAGTGGTGGACCCGGTGCATGTCCGGGGTGACCAGCAAAAGCCGAAGAATCCGGTCCAGCGCCAGCGGCAGGCGTGCGTTGGCGTGGTTGAACATGGAGGTGGCGTTGAGCAGGACTTCGAAGATCAGCACCGCCAGGGCTGGCGCGCCCAGCGCGGTCACCGCCACCAGCTTGATGCCCATGGAGAGCAGGATCTCGAGGGGGTGGAAGCGCAGCCCGGTGGTGACATCGATCTCCAGGTCGGCATGATGCATGCGGTGCAGCCGCCACAGCAGCGGGATGCGGTGGAAGGCGCGGTGCTGGAAGTAGATGATCATGTCCAGCGCCAGCACCGAGAGCAGCACCGCCAGCCAGCCGGGCAGGGCCAGCTGGTTGAACAGGCCCCAGCCGGCGCTTTGGGCCTGCAGGGCCATGCCCACCGCCGCCAGCGGGAAGAACAGCCGCAGGGCCAGGGTGTCCACCGCCACCAGCGCCAGATTGCTCGGCCAGCGCCGTGCGCGGCCCACTTGCTGCGGCCGGCGCGGGGCGAACACTTCCCACAGGGCCATGAGGGCGAGCACGCCGGTGAAGAAGCCGAGCCGGATCACGGGTTCGAAGGCGAAGATGGTGTCGCTCATGAGCTGCGCTTATAGCAGGCCCGCGGGTGCGGTGGCAACGAGCGATGGGGAGGAGGTGGTGGGCCGTGCTGGATTCGAACCAGCGACCAGCGGATTAAAAGTCCGATGCTCTACCAACTGAGCTAACGGCCCCCCGTCGAGGGCGCTAATAGTACCGAAAAGCGTGGCCGTGTAAAACCTGTTTTTGGCGCGGCGCCGTCGCATACGACGGCGCCGCGAAGGCGGCCGCTCGTCAGCGTCCCCTAGCGCATACGCTCCAGGCGCTGGCGCCCCAGGGCGGCGGCGGCGGAATCGGGGAACCGGGCGATCAGGCTCTCCAGCTGCTGGCGTGATTTCGCCTGCTCACCCTGCTCGTAATGGATGTAGGCGATCTTCAGCATCGCGTCCGGGGTCTTGTTGCTGTCCGGGAATTGCGCCGGTACCGCCTGGAACTGCGGCAGGGCCTTGGCGAATTCGCGCACTACGTACCAGGACTCGCCCAGCCAGTAATAGGCGTTGGGGGTGAGCTGGTGCTCCGGCTGTGCCTCGATGAAAGCGGCGAAGGCCTCGCCTGCCTCTGCGTGGCGGCCATCCACCAGCAGGCGGTACGCCGCCCGGTAGGCCTGTTCCGGGTCCGAGGCGGCGGTGTTGCGCAGGCTGGTGTCGAGCGGCGCGGACGCGTCCCGCGCTTCAGTGCCGGTCGCGCTCTCGTCGGCGCTGGCCTCTTCGTCCTGCGGCTGGCCCAGTCGCAGGGCGGGCTGGTCACTGCCCGGCGCTTGCGCCGGGGTGGCGCTCTCCAGCGTGCGCAAGCGCCCGTCCACGTCGTCGTAGAGGGCGCGCTGCTGGGCTCGCAGCTCCTCGAGCTCGCGCTCCAACACTTCCTTGTCGCCACGCAGGGTCTGCACTTCCTGGCGCAGGCGTTGCATTTCCTGGGCCATGTCGATCAGCACCGAGCTGTTCAGGCGTTGCTCCAGGCGGCCTACCCGTTCGTCCAGGCTCTGGGCGGCGAGGGGGGTGCTGGCCGCGCCCAGCAGGGCAGCCAGCGCGAGCGTCGGGAGATGTTTCATGGGTTCGGCTTCTTAGCGTTGGCTGTAGATCAGTTCCACCCGGCGATTCTTCGCCCAGGCGTCTTCAGTCTGCCCGAGTTCGGCGGGTTTTTCCTCACCGTAGCTGACCACTTCCAGCTGCTCGGCGGCGGCGCCGTGGAGCCGGAGTATCCGTTCCACGGATTTTGCCCGCTGCTCGCCCAGGGCCAGGTTGTATTCCCGGGAGCCGCGCTCGTCGGTGTGGCCTTCCAGCAGCAGGGAGAGCTCCGGGTGGGCGGCGAGGAATTCGCCGTGGGCGCGCAGGGCGGCCCGGTCGTCGGCGCTGATGGTGCTGCTGTCGAAACCGAAGTAGACGATCCGATCCGACATGGGGTTGGCCGGGTCGTCCAGTTCGTTGAGATCATCGGCGCTCAGTTCGCCATAGCCTCGGGCACCCTGGGCTTCGGCGGCCGTCGTCGCGTCTTCCCCCTCGACGGTGGCGGTGCCCACACGCTCGTTCTCGATCAGCTCCGGGTTGCGGTCCTCAACCGGGGCGGGCTCCCTGGGGGCGCTGCCCGCACAGGCGGCGAGGAAGACGGCGCTGGCGCCCAGCAGGATCCAGTTCTGCAACTTGCTCATGGTCAGGGTACTCCTTGGTAGTCAGTGAATCGGTGGCTCAGCGAGCGTCCGGGAGCGGGCCCCAGGCCGGTTCGCGCAGGGTGTGCGGCGCCAGGCGCAGGGGCTGGTCGGCGCGGCCGTGCACGGACACCGTGGCCAGTTGCCGGCGGCCGTTGATGCTCTGTCCGTAGACAATCAGATCGCCGTTGCCGGCGAAGCTGGGGGATTCGTCCAGCGGCCCGTCGGTGAGCACGCGCAGTTGGCCGGTTTCCAGATCCTGCACGGCGATGCGAAAGCCGCCTTTGCCGCCGCGATGGACCATGGTGAGCAGCCGCCCGTCCGGGGAGAGGTCCGGGGCGGCGTTGTAGTCGCCCTCGAAGCTTACCCGTTCGGCCTTGCCGCCGGCCACCGGCACGCGGTAGATCTGTGGGCGCCCGCCCCGGTCGGAGGTGAACAGGATGTGCTTGCCGTCCGGCGTCCAGGTGGGCTCGGTGTCTATGCCGTAGTGGCGGGTGAGCGGGCGGGATTGGCCGCTGGCCAGATCCAGCACGAAGATGTCGGCATTGCCGTCCCGCGAGGAGGCGATGGCCAGATGTCGCCCGTCGGGCGACCAGGCGGGGGCGCCGTTGATGCCGGCGAAGCTCGCCACCTTGCGGCGCTCGCCGGTGGCCACGGTCTGCACGTAGATCTCCGAGCGCCGGCCCTCGAAGGAGACGTAGGCGATGCGGCCGCGATCCGCCGACCAGGCCGGGGACATCAGCGGCGCGGCCGAGGTGAGGATGGTCTGCGGGCGGTGTCCGTCGGCGTCGGCGAGCATCAGCTTGTGCAGCCGGGTGTCGTTGGCCTCTTCCACGGCGATGTAGGCGATCTGGGTGCCGAACACGCCGGGGCGGCCAATCAGGGTGGCGTAGATGTCGTCGCTGATGCGATGGGCCAGGGTGCGCAGCGCCTGGGGCTCCACCCGGTAGCGCTTGCCGCCCAGACGCTCGCCCCGGTAGCTGTCCAGCAGCTCGTAGGTGAGTTCGTAGCGCCCGCCGTTCAGTTCGCGAAGCCGGCCGATGAGCAGGTTATCGGCCCCGATGGCGCGCCAGTTGGGGAAGGTGACGTCCTCCAGCCGCTGGGGACGCTCCAGAAAATCGCTGCTGGGCAGGGGCTCGAAGCGCCCGCTGCGCTCCAGATTGCCACGGATGATGGCGGCGAGGTTTTCCTCGGGCGCTGTGCCCTCCACGCCGAAGGGCACGATGGCAATGGGCAGTGCGCCTTCCGAGCCGCCGGTGATGCGGATCTCCAGGGCCTGGGCGGAGGCGCTGCACAGGGCGAAGCCCAGCAGCAGGGTGGTGAGGATGCTCAGTCGGCGCATGGTTTACTGGCCTTCCGGTTCGAATATCAGGGTGAGCGGTTGTGCCGCGAGGCGCTTGGCGACCTCCGGGTCGCGGGGCATGGGCAGGGGCGAGGCCTTGTCCACGGCACGCCGGGCGGATTCATCGAAGGCGCGGTTGCCGCTGGAGCCCGCGACCCGGGCCGATAATACCCGGCCTTGGGGGGAGATGCGGATCTCCATGCGTGCCTTGAGGCCGTCGGGGATACCCGAGGGGCGCAGCCAGCTGCGGGAAATGGCCTGGTTCCAGGCCCCGCCCAGGCTGCTGGCGGCGCGGGCGACCGCCCGCTGGATGGCCTGCTCGCGTGCTTCGGCTTCGCGGCGCTCGGCCTCGGCCTGGCGGCGAGCTTCTTCTTCGCGGCGCTGACGCTCGGCTTCGGCCTGGCGCCGCGCCTCTTCCGCCTTGCGCCGGGCCTCCTCTTCCTGGCGGCGGCGTTCGGCCTCGGCCTGGCGGCGCGCTTCCTCTTCCTGGCGCTGGCGTTCGGCCTCGGCGCGGCGGCGCTCTTCCTCTTCGCGCTGGCGCTTGAGCACGGCCAGGCGTTGCTCCTCGCGCTGGCGTTCGGCTTTCAACTGGGCCTGCCGTTCGGCTTCCTGCTTGCGACGGGCTTCTTCCTGGCGGCGCTGTGCCGCCTGTTCGGCTTTGCGGCGCTGCTCGGCTTCCCGACGTTCGCGCTCGGCCTGTTCGCGCTGGCGTTTCAGCTCCGTCAAGCGCTGCTGTTCTCGCTCCCGCGCGGCGGCCAGTTCCTGCTGGCGGCGCTGCTCGGCGGCGCGGGCATCGGCTTCGGCCTGGCGCTGGCGTTCAATTTCGGCCTGGATCCGGGCCTCGTCCACGGCCACGGCCTGGATCGGCAGTTCGCGCGGCGTGGCCTCCACGGCCTGGGGCGTGTGGCCGGAGAAACTCAGCACGAACAGCGTGCCCAGACCCAGATGCACCAGCAGGGCGAGGCCCAGTTCCTTGCTGCCTATGCTTTTCATGGGGCGTTATCCGGCATCTGCGTACTCAGTCCCACCTTGGGTACGCCGGCGGCCTGCAGCTGCACCATGGCCTGGACGACCTTGCCGTAGGGCACGTTCTGGTCACCCCGCACCAGTACCGGGGTGCCGGGCTGGCGGCGGACGATGGCGGCGACGCGGGTGAGCAGGGTGTCGGTGTCCACGGCCTCGGGTTCGGCGGCGCCGACACTGAAGTAATAATTGCCCTCGGCGTCCACGGCAACCAGCACCGCTTCCTGATCCTGCTGTGGCAAGGGCTCGGCGCTGGCCCGGGGCAGTTCGATCTCGACACCCTGATAGAGCAGCGGCGCGGTGACCATGAAGATCACCAGCAGCACCAGCATGACGTCGATGTACGGCACGACGTTGATCTCCGCCATGGGGCGGCGCCGGCTGCGGCGACTGGCGGGGCTCATGGGGGCCGGCATGGCTACTGCTCCTTGCCCTGGGTGTGGGCGTGGCGCTGGAGAATGCTGGTGAACTCTTCCATGAAGATTTCGTAGCGGTTGGCGAGCCGCTCGGCCTGGTTGCTGTAGCGGTTATAGGCGATCACCGCGGGAATGGCGGCGAACAGGCCCAGTGCCGTGGCGATCAGCGCCTCGGCGATGCCCGGGGCGACGGTGGCCAGCGTCGCCTGTTGCATCTGCCCCAGGGCGCGGAAGGAATTCATGATTCCCCAAACGGTGCCGAACAGGCCGATGTAGGGGCTGGTGGAGCCCACCGTGGCGAGAAAGGGCAGGTGCTGTTCCAGCTCATCGAGCTCTCGGGACATGGACACCCGCATGGCCCGGTGGGCGGCCTCCACGGCGGGCTCCGCCGGCCCGCCGCCCTGGCGCATGCGGCTGAACTCGCGAAAGCCCGCGCGGAAGATTCGCTCCAGCCCGCCGGTGTCGGGCTGGGTGCGTTTGACCTTGTCGTAGATCTCGCGCAGGTTGCCGCCGGCCCAGAAGCGTTCCTCGAACTCATCGGCGCCGGCCAGCGCGTCGCGCAGGGCCTTGCGCTTGCGGAAGATGATGGCCCAGGAGGCGATGGAACCGGCCAGCAGGGTCAGCATGACCAGCTGTACCACCAGGCTGGCGTCGATGATGAGTTTGTAGATGGACAGGTCCACGGCCATATCGTGTGGGTCTCCGCTTGCTTCAGTTCAGGGCGGCCAGCAGGGGGGCCGGCAGGGCGCGGGGGCGCAGGGTTCGTGCATCCAGGCAGGCGATTCTCACCTCGGCGTCCAGCAGGCGCTCCCCACCCCGGTGGATGCTTTGCGCAAAGCGCAGGCTGGCGCGTTTGGCCTCGGCCAGCCGGGCCTGCACCTGAAGCATGTCGTCGAAGCGCGCGGGGCGTCGAAACTCGATGCCCATGCCGCGCACGGCGAAGACTATGCCCAGGGTGTCCCGCAACCGGCTTTGCTCGAAGCCCAGGGCGCGCAGCCAGTCGGTGCGGGCGCGCTCCATGTATTTCAGGTAATTCGCGTGATAGACGATGCCCCCGACATCGGTGTCTTCGTAGTAGACGCGTACGGAGAGCGAAAATTCCCTCACTGCGGTGATTTCCTCGGCCGGTCGTTGTCGGGGGGCCAATTTAGCCGCCAGGGCAGGGGATTGAAAGCCTGCTCGCGCACATATCGGTCGATCTGAAAGCATAAAAAAGGGAGCCCCCGAAGGGGCTCCCGCGCCGGCATCCCAGCCGACCTGGGGGCAATCCTCGCCCCCTTTAACGGAGTGTGGCAGGCGGGTTCCCTCCGCCCGTCCCTGGCTCGCGCCCGATGTCCTGCCGACAGCCTCCAGCCGTCCTGTTTTCCCTGGCCCACCTGGGCCTGTGGTCTAGAGCGCAATCCTGCGCCCGGAGGGGGTCGGTGGCCGCGCTATTCGACGGGATCGCGCAGCGCCACGCGAGCCATGGGGTGCCTTCGCGTGATTGTGTTTGTGACTTGCCGTGTCATTTGCGAACTCGTGTCGTTTGCGAACAAGCGAAGCAGGCTTCGTGCCAACTGTTGCAAGTCCTTGATGTGATGGGGTTTGCAGTTTCAGCGGCGGGCCGGCCCGGGTCGCGGGTTGTCGCCTGCGGGTGACGCTTTCCGGTGGCTGGGTGGGAGAGGCATTCAAATCAATGGCTTACGGAGTCGCCAATGGGCGACGCCCCCGGGAGGGGCGGCTCCCTCAGGGGGGCGCTGGGCGCTTCAAGCCTCGCCGCGCTTGAACAGCCCCGGGTTGATGTCGTGACGGTTGAGCAGCTTGTAGAACTCGGTGCGGTTGCGCCGGGCGAGCCGCGCGGCCTTGCTGACGTTGCCCTGGGTGATCTGCAGCAGTTTCACCAGATACTCCCGCTCGAACTCCCGTCGGGCCTCGGCGAAGGCGGGCAGGTCCGGCTCGGCGTCGCGCAGGGCGCGTTGTACCAGGGAGGCGGGCACCACCGGGCCGGTGGAGAGCACGGCCACCTGCTCCACCAGGTTGGCGAGTTGGCGAACGTTGCCCGGCCAGGGCGCGGTCACCAGCTGGTCCATGGCCTCGCCCGCGAAGCCATTGAGCTGACGCTCGTATTTGGCGGCGTACAGCTGCAGGAAGTGGTTGGCCAGCAGCGGGATGTCCTCGCGCCGCTCGGCCAGCGAGGGCAGCTCCAGGGTGACCACGTTGAGCCGGTAGTACAGGTCTTCGCGGAATTCCCCGGCCGCCATGGCGGCGTCCAGGTCCTGGTGGGTGGCGGAGATGATGCGCACGTCCACCGGGCGCGATTCGGTGGCGCCCACCGGGCGCACCCGGCGCTCCTGCAGTACCCGAAGCAGCTTGACCTGCAGGGGCTGGGGCATGTCGCCGATCTCGTCGAGAAACAGACTGCCGCCGTCGGCGGAGACGATCAGCCCGGCATGATCGGCGCTGGCGCCGGTGAAGGCGCCTTTCTTGTGGCCGAACAGTTCGGATTCCAGCAGGTTCTCGGGAATGGCGCCGCAGTTCACCGCCACGAAGGGTTTGTCGGCCCGGGGGCTGGCCTTGTGGATGGCCTGGGCCAGCAGTTCCTTGCCGGTGCCGCTATCACCGCGGATGAAGACGCTGGCGTCCGACGCGGCGACCATGCGCGCCTCGCTCAAGACGGCTTCCATGCGCGGGTTGCGGGTGACGATGTCGGCGCGCCAGCCGTTGCTCTCGCCTTGCGGGGCGGCGGAGCCTCCGCTGTGGCGCAGGGCGTCCTCCACCTGCTTGAGCAGGCTCTGGGCGTCGAAGGGCTTGGTGAGAAAACCGTAGACGCCGCGCTTGGTGGCCTCCACCGCATCGGGGATGGAGCCGTGGGCGGTGAGAATGATCACCGGCAGGGTGGGGTAGTGGGCATGGATGTGGTCGAACAGCGCCAAACCGTCCATGCCCCCCATGCGCAGGTCGGTGACCACCAGTTGCGGGCGCTCCACCTGCAGCACGCTCAGCGCCTGCTCGCCGCTCTCGGCGGTGTGGATGCGGTAGCCGGCGGCGCTCAGGCGGATGGAGAGCAGGCGGAGCAGATCGGGGTCGTCGTCCACCAGCAGGATTCGTGATTGCTGTTCCATGACGATATTCCTGGTGGTCCTTGAGTGTTGGTGGCGGCTCAATCGCGCTGTTGCAGGCTGCGCTCGATGGCCTTGAGGCCGTCCAGTTGGCGCCGGAGTTCCTCGGCGCGGGCCCGGGTGGCGGCCAGCTCCGAGCGGGCGGCGCTCAGTTGCCGGTCGGCGGCCATTTCCCTGTTCTGGAGGCGCTGATGACGCAGCCAAAGGTTCTCGCCGAGCAGCGCCCAGGCGTCGGGCGTGGCCTGATCCAGGCAGGGGCGCAGCAGGCTGCGCAACCGGGCCTCGCCCGCCCGCAGCGCCTCCATGAGCATGGCACGGCGCAGGCGCGGGGCATCGCAGCCGCCGCCCAGCGCCTCGCCGGGCTGGGCCAGGCGCCGGCGTAGTTGTTCGTCATCCATGCGCAGCACGGCCACCTGCCAGGCGAGCAGCTCCTCCAGGCTCTGCGCCGGCCCGGCCGCGGGCGGTGGCGGTGGGGGCTCGGGCCGGAAGGGATTGTACTGGCAGCCGGCCAGCCCCAGCAGGGCCGTGAGCAGCAGCAGGCGCGCGGCGATGGTCATGGGTGATTACCTTGTGGGCGCAGGGGCAGCTCCACCCGCAGGTGGCCGCCGCCGGCTTGATCGTTGAGCACCATGATACTGCCCTGGTGGGCAAGTACATACTCGCGGGCTATGGACAGGCCCAGCCCCGAGCCACCCACGTAGCCGCTGGGGCGGGCGCTGCCCTGGCAGAAGGCGCCGAAGATCTCTTCGGCCTCCTCTTCGGGAATGCCAGGCCCTTCGTCGTAGACGTCCAGGCGTACCTGACTACCCTGGCGGCTGAGTTCCACACGCACCTCGCCCCCGGGACGGCAGAACTTGACCGCGTTGGAGAGCAGATTGTCCACCACCGTGGCGAGCTTGTCCCGATCGCCCCGCACGCTCATGGGCTTGAGCCGGGTGTTCAGGCGCAGCTGCTTGGTCAGGGCCGCGGGCTGATGATTGCGCAGCACCTCTTCCACCAGCCGCTGCATCTCCACCGTTTCCAGGCTGAGCGGTGGCGGCTCGCCCTGGGCGGTGCCGAAGCGCAGCAGGTCCTCGATCAGTCGCTGCAGGGCCCGGGCGTTGGACTCGAGGATTTCGGCGATGGCCTGTTGCTGCTCGTTCAAGGGGCCCACCACCTGATCCTTCAGCAGCGCGCTGCTCTCGCGGATGGCGGTGAGGGGGGTCTTGAGCTCATGGGAGACGTGATGCAGAAAGCGGGTTTTCTGCTCTTCCAGTTCCTGCAGCCGTCCCCGCAGCCAATCCAGCCGATCGCCCAGGTACTGCAGGTCCTGGGGGCCGCGTACCCGGATGGGCAGGTCGAAGCGGCCGTCGCCCAAGCGGTGGATGGCCCGATCCACCTGGCGTATGGGTCGGGAGATGAGCACGGTGAACAGGGCGCTGGAGGCGAGTGTCAGCGGTACCAGGGCGATGGCCAGCCACAGCAGCAGCCGCTCGAAGCCGGCGGCGCGCTTTTGCAGGGCCACCACGTCCTGGTCCACCCGCTGGTAGGCGCCGCGCAGGATGTTGCGGCTCAGTTCGGTGAGGGCCTGGAAATCGCGCACGATATCGCCGGGGTCCGGCGGCTCGCCGCGCCCCCCCATCAGTGCCGCGCGCAATTGCTCTTCCAGATCCGCCAGGGCCTCGATGCGGGCACGCTGGCGCGCGTCGCTGGGCAGGCGGCGCAGGCTGCCCAGGGTTTCGAGGAACTGGCGGTGGTGCTCCGCGTAGACCTCCAGCAGTTCCTCGTCCTGGAGCAGCAGGTACTGCCGGGCGCTGCGTTCCATGGCGGTGATCTGCTCGCTCAGGGTGCGTCCGGCCTGGGTGGCCTGCAGGCCGGAATAGACCACCTGTTGGCTGCGCTCGGCCAGGCGCTCGATCTGCAGGCCGCCATAGGCGAGCGCCGCCATCAGCGGCAGGGCGACGATGCCGAAGCCGTAGAGGACCAGTTTGAGCAGGGATCTGGGTCGGTAGAGGGCCATGGGAACCCGACATCAACCCCGGGGGGTGTCGTCGAACAGGTCCGGGTCCTGCCCCTCCAGGCGCGGCGGCGGGGCCAGGCCGAAATGGGCGTAGGCGTTACGGGTGGCGACCCGCCCTCGGGCGGTGCGCATCAGATAGCCCTGCTGGATCAGGTAGGGCTCCACCACGTCTTCCAGGGTGCCGCGCTCCTCGCCCACGGCGGCGGCCAGATTGTCCACCCCCACGGGGCCGCCGTCGAACTTCTCGATGATGGTGAGCAGCAGGCGCCGGTCCTGCACGTCGAAGCCGCTGGCATCCACGTCCAGCAGCTCCATGGCGGCGCGGGCCACGTCGCCGCTGATGTGGCCGCCGGCTTTCACTTCGGCGTAATCACGCACCCGGCGCAGTAGGCGGTTGGCGATGCGTGGCGTGCCCCG contains these protein-coding regions:
- the tolB gene encoding Tol-Pal system beta propeller repeat protein TolB, which codes for MRRLSILTTLLLGFALCSASAQALEIRITGGSEGALPIAIVPFGVEGTAPEENLAAIIRGNLERSGRFEPLPSSDFLERPQRLEDVTFPNWRAIGADNLLIGRLRELNGGRYELTYELLDSYRGERLGGKRYRVEPQALRTLAHRISDDIYATLIGRPGVFGTQIAYIAVEEANDTRLHKLMLADADGHRPQTILTSAAPLMSPAWSADRGRIAYVSFEGRRSEIYVQTVATGERRKVASFAGINGAPAWSPDGRHLAIASSRDGNADIFVLDLASGQSRPLTRHYGIDTEPTWTPDGKHILFTSDRGGRPQIYRVPVAGGKAERVSFEGDYNAAPDLSPDGRLLTMVHRGGKGGFRIAVQDLETGQLRVLTDGPLDESPSFAGNGDLIVYGQSINGRRQLATVSVHGRADQPLRLAPHTLREPAWGPLPDAR
- the tolQ gene encoding protein TolQ, with translation MAVDLSIYKLIIDASLVVQLVMLTLLAGSIASWAIIFRKRKALRDALAGADEFEERFWAGGNLREIYDKVKRTQPDTGGLERIFRAGFREFSRMRQGGGPAEPAVEAAHRAMRVSMSRELDELEQHLPFLATVGSTSPYIGLFGTVWGIMNSFRALGQMQQATLATVAPGIAEALIATALGLFAAIPAVIAYNRYSNQAERLANRYEIFMEEFTSILQRHAHTQGKEQ
- the tolA gene encoding cell envelope integrity protein TolA, giving the protein MKSIGSKELGLALLVHLGLGTLFVLSFSGHTPQAVEATPRELPIQAVAVDEARIQAEIERQRQAEADARAAEQRRQQELAAAREREQQRLTELKRQREQAERERREAEQRRKAEQAAQRRQEEARRKQEAERQAQLKAERQREEQRLAVLKRQREEEERRRAEAERQRQEEEARRQAEAERRRQEEEARRKAEEARRQAEAERQRREEEARRQAEAERREAEAREQAIQRAVARAASSLGGAWNQAISRSWLRPSGIPDGLKARMEIRISPQGRVLSARVAGSSGNRAFDESARRAVDKASPLPMPRDPEVAKRLAAQPLTLIFEPEGQ
- a CDS encoding sensor histidine kinase, with the protein product MALYRPRSLLKLVLYGFGIVALPLMAALAYGGLQIERLAERSQQVVYSGLQATQAGRTLSEQITAMERSARQYLLLQDEELLEVYAEHHRQFLETLGSLRRLPSDARQRARIEALADLEEQLRAALMGGRGEPPDPGDIVRDFQALTELSRNILRGAYQRVDQDVVALQKRAAGFERLLLWLAIALVPLTLASSALFTVLISRPIRQVDRAIHRLGDGRFDLPIRVRGPQDLQYLGDRLDWLRGRLQELEEQKTRFLHHVSHELKTPLTAIRESSALLKDQVVGPLNEQQQAIAEILESNARALQRLIEDLLRFGTAQGEPPPLSLETVEMQRLVEEVLRNHQPAALTKQLRLNTRLKPMSVRGDRDKLATVVDNLLSNAVKFCRPGGEVRVELSRQGSQVRLDVYDEGPGIPEEEAEEIFGAFCQGSARPSGYVGGSGLGLSIAREYVLAHQGSIMVLNDQAGGGHLRVELPLRPQGNHP
- the ybgF gene encoding tol-pal system protein YbgF, which produces MKHLPTLALAALLGAASTPLAAQSLDERVGRLEQRLNSSVLIDMAQEMQRLRQEVQTLRGDKEVLERELEELRAQQRALYDDVDGRLRTLESATPAQAPGSDQPALRLGQPQDEEASADESATGTEARDASAPLDTSLRNTAASDPEQAYRAAYRLLVDGRHAEAGEAFAAFIEAQPEHQLTPNAYYWLGESWYVVREFAKALPQFQAVPAQFPDSNKTPDAMLKIAYIHYEQGEQAKSRQQLESLIARFPDSAAAALGRQRLERMR
- the pal gene encoding peptidoglycan-associated lipoprotein Pal yields the protein MSKLQNWILLGASAVFLAACAGSAPREPAPVEDRNPELIENERVGTATVEGEDATTAAEAQGARGYGELSADDLNELDDPANPMSDRIVYFGFDSSTISADDRAALRAHGEFLAAHPELSLLLEGHTDERGSREYNLALGEQRAKSVERILRLHGAAAEQLEVVSYGEEKPAELGQTEDAWAKNRRVELIYSQR
- the tolR gene encoding protein TolR, whose translation is MPAPMSPASRRSRRRPMAEINVVPYIDVMLVLLVIFMVTAPLLYQGVEIELPRASAEPLPQQDQEAVLVAVDAEGNYYFSVGAAEPEAVDTDTLLTRVAAIVRRQPGTPVLVRGDQNVPYGKVVQAMVQLQAAGVPKVGLSTQMPDNAP
- a CDS encoding sterol desaturase family protein, with the translated sequence MSDTIFAFEPVIRLGFFTGVLALMALWEVFAPRRPQQVGRARRWPSNLALVAVDTLALRLFFPLAAVGMALQAQSAGWGLFNQLALPGWLAVLLSVLALDMIIYFQHRAFHRIPLLWRLHRMHHADLEIDVTTGLRFHPLEILLSMGIKLVAVTALGAPALAVLIFEVLLNATSMFNHANARLPLALDRILRLLLVTPDMHRVHHSVRPEETDSNFGFNLPWWDRLFRSYRPQPRDGHLGMIIGLEYLRDPRELRLDRLLTQPFREPR
- the ybgC gene encoding tol-pal system-associated acyl-CoA thioesterase codes for the protein MTAVREFSLSVRVYYEDTDVGGIVYHANYLKYMERARTDWLRALGFEQSRLRDTLGIVFAVRGMGIEFRRPARFDDMLQVQARLAEAKRASLRFAQSIHRGGERLLDAEVRIACLDARTLRPRALPAPLLAALN
- a CDS encoding sigma 54-interacting transcriptional regulator — its product is MEQQSRILLVDDDPDLLRLLSIRLSAAGYRIHTAESGEQALSVLQVERPQLVVTDLRMGGMDGLALFDHIHAHYPTLPVIILTAHGSIPDAVEATKRGVYGFLTKPFDAQSLLKQVEDALRHSGGSAAPQGESNGWRADIVTRNPRMEAVLSEARMVAASDASVFIRGDSGTGKELLAQAIHKASPRADKPFVAVNCGAIPENLLESELFGHKKGAFTGASADHAGLIVSADGGSLFLDEIGDMPQPLQVKLLRVLQERRVRPVGATESRPVDVRIISATHQDLDAAMAAGEFREDLYYRLNVVTLELPSLAERREDIPLLANHFLQLYAAKYERQLNGFAGEAMDQLVTAPWPGNVRQLANLVEQVAVLSTGPVVPASLVQRALRDAEPDLPAFAEARREFEREYLVKLLQITQGNVSKAARLARRNRTEFYKLLNRHDINPGLFKRGEA